The bacterium genome includes a window with the following:
- a CDS encoding ThiF family adenylyltransferase: MNDLRFVRQMDAVNMKRLTHLGVTIIGIGAIGSTCAVWLGKMGCVGITGYDPDRIEPHNWSNQLYRDDQIGMPKAEALISVMEQFGGHTPNAIAVPYVDQPLSEVVISAVDSMESRLAIWKSVREQSQVRLFLDARMGLETLIVWTVRPQVREDRVAYSQSLVPDDQTLQEPCTARTICYTPLMSASIVCDAIKRYANEEEMPRRIVLDLATWTLMAEPR; the protein is encoded by the coding sequence ATGAACGACCTGCGTTTTGTCCGGCAGATGGATGCCGTGAACATGAAGCGTCTTACCCATCTGGGCGTCACGATCATCGGCATCGGTGCCATCGGGTCTACTTGTGCTGTCTGGCTCGGCAAAATGGGCTGTGTCGGTATCACCGGATACGATCCCGATCGCATCGAACCTCACAACTGGTCGAACCAGCTGTATCGGGACGATCAGATCGGGATGCCGAAGGCTGAAGCCCTGATCTCCGTCATGGAGCAGTTCGGTGGTCACACGCCCAATGCGATTGCAGTGCCGTATGTGGATCAGCCACTCTCGGAGGTCGTGATCTCGGCTGTGGACAGCATGGAGTCACGGCTCGCGATCTGGAAATCGGTTCGGGAACAGTCGCAGGTGCGTTTGTTCCTGGATGCTCGCATGGGACTCGAGACGCTCATCGTCTGGACGGTGCGACCTCAAGTGCGAGAAGATCGCGTCGCCTATTCGCAGTCACTGGTGCCGGATGACCAGACCCTGCAGGAACCGTGCACGGCACGGACGATTTGCTACACGCCGCTGATGTCGGCATCTATCGTCTGCGACGCGATCAAGAGATACGCGAATGAAGAAGAGATGCCGCGTCGGATAGTGCTCGATCTGGCGACATGGACACTGATGGCGGAGCCGAGATGA